A DNA window from Ostrea edulis chromosome 5, xbOstEdul1.1, whole genome shotgun sequence contains the following coding sequences:
- the LOC125651783 gene encoding polycystin-2-like has protein sequence MQDSDTEEYCLEWTKLTPSCAQLRDKVGFTSNSWKYTDAEEIWGTSQMGQHGTYDGGGYLLKFTKNRYQAHAMLSEIEDLRWIDRGSRAVFIEFTLYNPNLNIFIYSRYLAEFLETGGVLLSVDSSSFRSVVSADMIGSFVILCYLIFSVCIIASLFKLLYKIKRKGCREFIKVTWNCVNVLLVILGFITIVFYFVRLTFTKRAMQLFYDDKLTTDNKFINFNHIVIWDYAVNSVFALVVFISTLRFLKLLGYNKRFTQITTVVAKAGGALCSFGVIFALVFLGFASLGTLMLGVQLKEYKTFLYTCGTLSNTFIGKNKLNAMVVAAPLFAYVYFLTYTVFVIMILVSICAAILNSSISNVKATVHQETEKIGISHVFKKLIHNLFGLSNKNKMKSAKEETKPDVFKSFSEEFSTSNFIRLLHGCLHNELSRTSLLQGRNRDRKSNTIKSPPPPRNTRHLQNMRRSVFPFVTDKEMDESVVNINEISVYHNSNIDVRFI, from the exons ATGCAGGACTCGGATACCGAAGAATACTGCTTAGAATGGACGAAATTGACACCATCGTGTGCACAACTGAGAGATAAAGTCGGTTTTACAAGTAACTCTTGGAAATATACTGATGCTGAGGAAATCTGGGGCACATCTCAAATGGGACAACATGGAACATATGATGGGGGAGGATACCTTCTCAAATTCACAAAGAACCGATACCAAGCTCATGCAATGCTGAGTGAAATTGAAGACCTAAGGTGGATCGACAGAGGCTCCCGAgcagttttcattgaatttacattgtataatcccaatttaaatattttcatatactCTAGATATCTAGCAGAATTTCTAGAGACAGGGGGTGTTTTATTGTCGGTAGACTCGTCTTCCTTCCGGTCAGTAGTATCCGCCGATATGATTGGAAGTTTCGTTATTCTCTGCTACTTGATTTTCAGTGTTTGTATCATCGCTTCTTTGTTCAAACTgctttacaaaattaaaagaaaggGTTGTCGCGAGTTCATCAAAGTAACGTGGAACTGCGTGAACGTTTTATTAGTGATATTGGGATTCATTACAATAGTATTTTACTTTGTACGGCTAACATTTACGAAGAGGGCTATGCAACTGTTTTATGATGATAAATTAACAACAGATAACAAGTTCATTAACTTTAACCACATCGTAATATGGGATTACGCTGTCAATTCCGTTTTCGCTTTGGTTGTTTTTATATCAACCCTGAGATTCTTAAAACTTCTAGGATACAACAAGCGGTTCACGCAAATAACAACCGTTGTTGCCAAAGCTGGTGGGGCACTTTGTTCATTTGGTGTCATCTTTGCTTTAGTTTTCCTCGGTTTTGCTTCTCTAGGGACCCTCATGTTAGGCGTGCAGCTGAAGGAGTATAAAACGTTCTTGTACACATGCGGAACCTTGTCTAATACCTTTATTggtaaaaataaattgaatgcAATGGTGGTGGCTGCTCCTTTATTTGCCTATGTTTATTTTCTGACGTACACGGTGTTTGTGATTATGATTTTGGTGTCCATCTGTGCTGCCATTCTTAATTCCAGTATTTCCAATGTTAAAGCTACAGTGCATCAGGAGACGGAAAAAATTGGAATttcacatgtttttaaaaaactgataCACAATTTGTTTGGattaagtaataaaaacaagatgaaGTCTGCAAAAGAAGAAACTAAAC CTGACGTCTTCAAATCCTTCAGCGAGGAGTTTAGTACATCTAATTTCATAAGGCTTCTACATGGCTGTCTGCATAACGAG CTTTCGAGGACATCACTTTTACAAGGAAGAAACAGAGATAGAAAAAGCAACACCATTAAAAGTCCACCACCACCAAGAAACACCCGGCATCTGCAGAACATGCGTCGTTCGGTTTTTCCTTTTGTTACAGACAAAGAAATGGATGAAAGCGTGGTTAACATCAATGAAATTTCTGTTTACCATAACAGCAACATTGACGTTCGCTTTATATAA